The DNA sequence CGTATATCTCTGTTGTAGAGCAATCTGCATGCCCAAGAAAATCACGTATATATATGAGATTTACTCCTGATTGAAGCAAGTGCATGGCTTTTGCATGACGGAGCACGTGAGGAGTTATATGAAAATTAACTTTAAATAAAGATTTTTCCCTTGCCATCTCCACATACTTATTTAAAATATAGGAAACTCCCCATCTAGATAGCTTCTGGTTCTTTTGATTTGTGAAAAGGTAATTATCTGTCTTTGCAAGCCCAAAATGATACTTTTTTATTTTAAGGTATTTTTCAAGTAGTTCTGATGTCCCGCCCATTAAAGGAACCTGACGAATCTTATTGCCCTTACCGTGCAAGGTAATTACTGAGGGATCAGAAAGCCGTATATCTTTAATCCTAATTTCTGTGAGTTCTTGAACTCTTGCACCAGTATCGTACAAAACTGATAGAAGCACCATATCCCGAAATCCTTCGTAAGTAGATGAGTCAGGCTGCTGTAGCAGAATTCTTATTTCAGTACCCGTTAGGTACTGGACTAACCCTTTCTGACTTTTCTTGTTTGGAATAGAAAGGATTTTTTGTATTTCAAATAAGTTTTCAGGAACTTCCTTTTGTACATATTGAAAAAATGAATGTAGTACAGCTAGTCTATGGTTACGTGTTGAAATTGAACATTCTCTTTTTTCTTCAAGCC is a window from the Clostridium swellfunianum genome containing:
- a CDS encoding site-specific integrase; amino-acid sequence: MNNADFPRYLSYFLSKYLPGQKNASVHTISSYRDTFKLFLVFCTTKRSMRPETISMNQLTKELVVEYLQWLEEKRECSISTRNHRLAVLHSFFQYVQKEVPENLFEIQKILSIPNKKSQKGLVQYLTGTEIRILLQQPDSSTYEGFRDMVLLSVLYDTGARVQELTEIRIKDIRLSDPSVITLHGKGNKIRQVPLMGGTSELLEKYLKIKKYHFGLAKTDNYLFTNQKNQKLSRWGVSYILNKYVEMAREKSLFKVNFHITPHVLRHAKAMHLLQSGVNLIYIRDFLGHADCSTTEIYARADSEMKRKAIENAYVDLVPDEIPRWEEDGDLMKWLNGLCE